The genomic interval CCTGGCCGGAAATGGATAAACCGCATGGTGAATGGAACCTGATGGAAATTTATGCTCTGGGCGATACTTCCGTTCATGTGGTTAACGGCAAGGTCGTTATGGTGGTTGAAAATGCGCGTCGCGCTGATGGTAAACCACTGACTAAAGGACAGATCCAACTGCAGTCCGAGGCCGCTGAATGTTTTTATAAAGGAATGCGCATCCGTTCAATCGATGTGCTGCCGATGGAAATTACAAAACAAATTCGCTTGAAAGGAACTGAATGAATCGACGCCGCTTTACCGCATTGACCGCTGTGGGGGCCTGTATTTTCCCCGGAATTGGAACTGCTGCCCGGAATGAGTGGCTGGCCTTGAATCGTAGAGTTGAGGCCAAACAGCAGCAGCTCGGCCATTTAATTCGAGATGCGCAGCAAAGAGGGTACGTGGTGGACTATGCGGTGGCGTCGTATCAGATTATCGGTCTTTTTATTGTAGCGGCCAATCATGATTATGAACATCGGGAACGAGCTGCCGAAATTTTTGCCCAGCGATGGCACTATCGGAAAATGGCCCCGGAATATGCGGCCGATTTTGCGATCAAAGAACTCAACAGCTGTATTGAGGTGGCGGATTATGCTATCGGTGAGTTACAGCGGCAGATGTCCGGGGAAATCAAACCGGTTTCGCCGCCGGATTTAACCGTTGGAACCATGAAGCTGGAACGGAAAGCCTACGAGCTGGAAGGCAGAAAGGTATTTCCGAGCTCATTGGTCTGGACCCCTGCACGGAAAGAGGAGCTGAACTGTTTTGGACGTATTGGAGGAGGGTACCTGCAGATTACGCAGTTGCAGCAGGATGGGACTCCCGGGCCGCATTTGCATTCCAGACTGAAAGCGCTGGCCGAGCAGAACGCTTTCCATATGTCGCCGCGTGTGTTTCTGACCGGACATAATACGCCGGGCTGGATGAAAGAAAAGTATCCGGAAGTGCAGTACGGCGGGCGGAACTTTACCACCTATGATATCGACAGTCCGCTGATCCGCGAATGGATCAGAAAACTCTATTCCTCTTTTCTTCCGGAATATGCAGAGGCCTGTAAATCGTTCCCCATGGTGCATCTGCTGGCTAACGAGCCGCATTTCGCTACGCGAAAAGGGGGATGGAAGGCGGGGAACGGTCTGTCGGATACCACCATGGAAAAATGGCATCGCTGGCTGGAAAAGAAGTATTCCACAATTTCCGAATTGAACGGGATTTACGGTACGGACTATGCCGATTGGGATCAGGTGCTGTTTTATGGGCTGGAACCGGAACAGCGGCAGATAGATCCGGCGTTGCGCGGAACTCCGGTTTGGTATGACTGGGTGCGGTTTAATCATGACCGGGTGAATGAGTGGTTTACATTCCTGAAAAGCGAAGCGCAGAAAAATGACAGCGGTCGTAATGCGCCGGTATCGATTAAGGTGCTCGGTTACAGCCTTTCCAAGAGCGAGCGTGATGGCGGAATGGATATGGAATATCTGACCGACCTGCAGGAGGTGATGGGTGCAGATTTGCGCTGTGCACCGCAGGGCGCGCAGTTTTTCGGCAAGCATGAAGAGGGGATGGATCCGAAAACGGGATGGCAGGCGCATTTTGCCTATGAATGGTCGGAGCAGTCGATGTTTCTGGACTGGTCGAAATCGATGTATCCCGAAAAAGTTTTCTACGATTCTGAATGGCATGGTTTCAGTGCAGTCAGCTGGCGCCATTTTAATATGAATCGTGACTATGTTCGGTCGGCCCTGTGGTTGGCGTTTACACATGGCATGGGCATGATCAATGCCTGGCTTTGGGGGCGGGGAACGGACGGAGCACTGAGAGCTCAGGGGGATCATATCGGTGAACTGTCGGTCCAGCCGATTGCCGTGGATGCGTTCAGCCGGACAATGAAAGAGCTGAATGCCCATGCGGAATATGTGGTGGGCATTCAGCCTGAACATCGTGATTTCTGGATTTATTACTGTGAGGAAACGGCCATTCAGGATGAAACCTATACCCACTTCATGCAACAGATTTATGAGGCATTGAAACTGCTCAATTTTACGGTCGGTTTCACAACGCCATCGAAGATCGGCGGGCTGGATGCCGAAACGCAGACGGTGATTGTTCCGCCGACAGCTTATATTCTCGATAGAAGTCTTGAAGCTCTGAAAGCGTTCGGCGGGCGGCTTGTTCTGATCGGTGCTGAAGAGAGTTTCCTAAAAGATGAATATGGGCGTGACCGTTCCGGGATTTGGCAGCCGGAACCGTTTTCCGTCATTCCTAAAGGAGAGTGGCCGGATCTGCTGCAGCCCCTGGAAACGGTACTGCGTCCCGTTTCCACTCCTCTTCTTCTGCCGGTTTCTGTTACCAACTTCAATGGTGAAAAGGCGATAGGGGTGAGCCTGTTCATGAAGAAGGACCCGGAAAGCGGCCGCATGATCATCGCCCTCAATAATATCAGCAAAGAGGTGCGTGTGGTTTCTCTTCCGGACAATTCAACAGCGGTGGATCTCGTTATTCAGCAACGTTGCGAAAACCGCCTTGTTCTGAAACCTTGTGATGTGCGGCTGATCATGGTTGCGTAATTACGAATATTTTATCCGCATTTCCGGGTATTCGCATAGCGGCATCTGTTGCAGTATAAATGGTATGAATAAGCTTTTTGTACTGATCAGTTTGCTCCTGTGTTCCGGCTCCTTTGCTAAAGTTAATAAGTCGCAGTATGTGATCCCGGATGGTCTTGTGGAAGGCGGTGCATTCATTGACCGGTTTCTGCCGGTTCCTTATGTCGAGGAACCGCGGTCAGATCTCTGGGGTGGAGGAAATGTGCTTCCTCGGGACGCCGCAAATGGGATAGAGGATGCGGAATATTCCTATTGGGGGGGTAATATTGTTCGCGGGGATGATGGAAAGTTTCACCTGTTTGTCTGTCGATGGCCGGAAAACAATGTGAAAGGCGGCGGCAGAAAATCCGGACATCATACCTGGTGGAGTTCAGTGATCGTACATGCGGTGAGTCCTCAGCCGCTCGGTCCGTATAAAGTGATCGATGAGGTTGGCAAGGGGCATAATCCGGAAATCTACCGACGTAGCGACGGCTCGTACGTTGTCGGTGTGATGGGGGACAAAGCCTACACCGCGCCGACGCTGAGCGGGCCATGGGAGCAAACAGAAACCACCTTCGACTGGCAGGGTGAAAAGTTAAACACGAGCAATCGCACCTATGTCCCGCGTGAAGACGGCTCGTTGCTGATGATGAATAAAAATGGCTATATATTCGTCAGCGAAAATGGCGAGGAGCATTTCAAACAGGTCACTCAAAACTCTGTGTATCCGAAAATTAAAAAACATTTTGAAGATCCGGTTATCTGGAAGGATGAGGTGCAATACCATTTGGTGGTGAATGATTGGGACAAGCGGCACGCGTATTATATGCGCTCGCCGGACGGCATAAACTGGAAATGGGCACCGGGGTATGCCTATGACCACAGAATTATGGTTCACGAGGATGGAATCTGCGAAGCGTGGTATAAACTGGAGCGTCCGAAAGTACTGCAGGATGAATTCGGGCGCGCGGCCTATATGAATTTTGCGGCCATTGATTGCAGAAAAGATGATGATGTTGCGAATGATAATCACAGCTCGAAAAATATTGTCGTCCCGTTGCGGGTACCCCGCCGGATTGAACTTTTAAACCGCGAGCCGATTACCGCTGAAACGGAGACGATCCGACTGCTGATCAAATCGGAGCCCGGATTCGATCCTCTGAATAATGTCGATGTAAATTCCTTGCGTCTCGGTGCTCCGGAAGCGGTCAATTTCGGGCGGGGGTGTAAAGCGATGAATCGGGAAGCATCCGGTCAGAATCTGGTGGTTACTTTTGATGCCAGCGGGCATGAAATTACGGATGAAAATTTCACGGTAAAATTAATCGGCCGGGATACTGCCGGTGAATTGCTGTTTGGTTATGCACGGTTGCATTAGGTGAAGAAGATGAGAAAAATTCCGGTTACATGGTTAATGATATCCTCTGTTTCCGCATTGTTTGCGGGAGAAAAATATGAGCCGACCTGGGAATCGCTGGTGAACTATGAAGCGCCGGAGTGGTATGAAGATGCGAAACTCGGTTTCTGGGTGCACTGGGGCGTTTATTCGGTCCCTGCATTTATGGGAGATCATGCGGGCGAATGGTATGGCCGCTGGATGTATGTGCATGAAGGGCAGAGTACACGGCATGATCAGGGACTGGCGACGGCGCGGCACCATCGGGAAACCTACGGCGACCCCGGTACGTTCGGCTATAAGGATTTTATTCCGATGTTCAAAGCGGAACATTTTGATCCGGATGAATGGGCCGATCTCTTTGTTATGGGCGGTGCCAGATTTTTTACGATGATGGGCGCGCATCATGACTGTTTCCTTCTGTGGGACAGCAAACTCTCCAAATGGACTGCGGCCAAAATGGGGCCGAAAAGGGATCTGGTGGGTGAAATAGAAAAGGCCGTTCGGAAGAAGGGCCTGAAGTTCGGCGTTTCCAACCACACGGCATTTAATGTGCAGTTTTTTCAATGGAATCATATTAACGGCTATGATGCGAAAGATCCGGCCAACCGGGATCTGTACGGAGAACCGGTTATTCTGGAAAAGGGGCTTGAACATGCCCGGGTTAAACCGGAAGAGCAGACCGAAAATAAGGGCCGCTGGGCCTGGTTTGCGCGTACACGCGATAAGGTTCGGCCGAGCCCGCGTGATGTACAGCGCTGGATCGATCGCACCAAGGAGCTGGCGGATCTGTATCGTCCGGATCTCTACTACTTCGACTGGGGACATCGTCTGGAGGAATATGAGCCGGGACGCCGGGAGTTCGGCGCGCATTACTACAACCAGGCGATTGAATGGGGAAAAGGTGAATACGGTGCTCCGGGTGTGGTGCTGAATTACAAGTCGCGCTGGTACAAACCCGGTTCGGCGGTGCGCGATTATGAGCGCGGCGGAATGGATAAAATCGGGGATATGGTCTGGCAGACGGATGACTGCGTTTATGACGATCATAACTGGAGTTATGTCCCGGGTGTGGCCATCAAGCCGACGAATACCATTGTTGATCAGTTGATGGATATTATCAGCAAACGCGGCGTTCTGATGTTGTCGTTTGCGCCGAAAGCGGATGGCACGTTTCCGGAAGACCAGAAAAAAATGATGCGGGAGCTGGGCGACTGGCTGAACATTAACGGCGAGGCGGTTTACGGCACCCGGCCGTATGAAGTCTACGGAGAAGTCGGTGATCAGTGGTATGAAAAGGATGTGCATGGCCGAATAAAGATGGAGGCGACGAAAGAGGATATCCGGTTTACGCGAAATAAAGAGAATAACATCCTCTATGCCACGCTCCTGAAATGGCCGGGAGAACATGTGTTAATTGAAACATTGGCAGGAGCGGATCTTTCCGGGGTGGAGTCTGTCATGTTGCTCGGGAAGCAAAGGAAGCTTGATTGGACCGCTACTGAGCAGGGGATGTCGGTTTCATTGCCGCCAAGACCGGATTATGGTTTTGCTTATCCGATCCGTATTACATTCCGCGACCGTATTGTTTCGCCAAAGAATCGCTAGAACAAAAAAGTTTAAGGAGCTGTAAAATGCAAAGCAGACGTTCGATGATCAAAGCGGCCGGAGCAGGATTTGCTGCGGCCGGTGTGGCCCGGGGAGCGGCCAAGGTGGAGCAGTCCGAGGATGGCTATGCCTCGGCATCGACCTTCAAAAGCGACCGAAGGCTGGAACGGATTAAGATCAGGGTCAAACCTCCTCTGTTCTGTCCATATCACAGTCTGTCCGGCGGCGGGGCGGAAAAGGGCGGCGGGGCGCATTATTACAAAAGCGTTCCGTTTGAACATAATCCATTTACGATTAATGCTTCCGGCATGTCAGGTTCGCCGGTGATTGTTGATGCGGCCGGGCAGTTTGTTGGATTCATGACGACCTTCGGGTTTGAACAGTCGACATTTGCTTTTGATGGAAAACAGACGCTGAGGGTTACTGTTCCTGAAGGACAGGAGCTTTTTGTGGAAAAAGGCGGCGATGCGGCGTGGAAAAAATATAATTCCATTATGATGCAGCGGCTGAACTTTCAGCCGCTGAAAGATTATCCGGATTTCTGGTCGGACGTGGAGTATTGCACGTGGGTGGAGCAGAAGGTACAGAGTAAGGTGCGGCGGGGTCATTTCAAACTGTTGAATCATGACTTTGTAAAAGCCTATATCGATAAGCTCATTGAATTCGATTATCCGAAAGGCAAGCTGACGCTCGATCACGGTTGGAGCATTTTTCCGGATGGGACTCTGGAATCCGGGTTCGGTTCGTGGGAGCCGGATCCGCAGACGTTCCCGAATTTTGAAAAGACCATGGGCATGATTGCCGAGGCCGGATTTACTCCGGGTCTCTGGATCGGGTTCCCGAAAGTCCATCACAACAGTATCATCGGAAAACGTTATCCTGAAATTCTGGGGAATTGGAGTGCCGGCAAACCGGTGAAACCGAATGCAGAACGGTGGCTGAACCCGAAGGCCGATATTTTCAGTTATGCAACCGAAGTGATCGGGCGTTACCGGAATATGGGTGTGAAAAAATTTAAAATCGATATGTCGTACAATACGAAGTCCGACATGCTTCACATTCATAAAGAGCTCTACCGTGCCGCCAAAGTGATTGATCCCGAGCTGGAAATGGAATTTCATGTGCCGGATATTTTCTTTGCTCCTTTTGCTGATGTAAACCGGACCAATGATATCTGGATGAATCCGAAATATGACTGGCCGGGCCGTGTAAAATCACATTATACCGTGACCTATAAATCCGCCCCCGGCCGGGCGATCAATCTTGACCATATCGGAGGGAATGACACCGGTCCCCAGGCGCTGACGGAAGAGAATTATCTGAAACATCTGGCAATGTACAAAGGGAAAACCGGTTATCCGCTGGTCTCCGTTCTTCCGCATCATATCAGCCGGAAATGTGTGGAGGCCACGGGTGAATATCTTTGGGATTACTGCCGTGGGAATCGTCAAATCGTTTCCGGTTTTTTCGGGGCATAAAAAAACGGCGTAAGGAAAAAGAGGAGGAAACCTTACGCCGAGAAACAAGAACCCAACAAAAGCTTCTCGTTTTTGAGGAGATGAGACTCTTATGTGCCATCAAACTCGTTGCTGTAAATGTAGCGCTGAAGGTGTCATTGCGCCTATATGCCATTGCGTTTTAGATATACGTAATTTCTGCACGTTAAAGAATCAGGAACAACGTTTTAGAATCCTGGTCGCCGCTGAATGAAAAAAGATAAACGCAACGATTCCGGGTTCCGGTATCGCGATCCCCCCGAGAAGATGAAAATCCGGTATACCAGGTGTCGGTTTCATAGATAGATGTATCCAGAGTAACTCCGGTCTGAACCAGTCTGGACAGCGACTCTCCAGTGCGGGCATTCAGCAGTTCCACCTCAACGGACCAGTCCGCTGGCGTGTCTCCTTTCTCCATGATCATCGTCATGGTCAGACGATCAGAAACGGCACTTTCTCCAAGGCCGATTTTCTCTTCAGGGACAGGACTGGAAAGATAGAGTTTGTTGTCACTGGACTTAAAACCGAATTTATAAACAGGAGAATCTAGTGTGCGGATAAAAAAACCGCGTAAAGCACCTAATCCCGATGGTCGTTCATTGATCATCAGACTGAAAATGTCGGCACTTCCTCTTCCGTTCAATGTAAATCCGAAATCGGCTGAAATGCTGCAGGATGTGTTTTTCTGTGCATCAACCGGTATTCCATAGAATGATGATTTCCAGGTTTCAGAACTCAGGATAAATCCTCCGCGGTTGAAATCAATGACACCGCCTTCTGAAAGCCATGATTGCTGCCCTTGCAGGTTGCCTTCGGTAAAACCGCCTTTTTTAGAAAAAAGGCTGGTTTCAGCCCCGGAGATTTCAGCCGTGCAGATTATTGCTGCAAGTATATAAACTGATTTCATTCTTACCTCGTTTTATAAACAGGTAAGGAGAATAGGAGCTCTGGCGGTGCGGTAACTAGAGGTGATTACGAAATATATATATTTGATTTTGCCACCAATAAAATACAGGGGTCTAAAATGCGCGCATTTTTTTGCGGTAGTCGCGCGGTGTTGTTCCGGTGACCTGTTTGAAAACGTGCGTCAGATAATTATAGGTGGCAAAACCGCAGGCTTCGGCAATATCCTGCATGGGCAGATCGGTTTCGGCCAGTAACTGGCGTGCTTTATTGATACGAAGCCTTCGGATTTCATCAATGGGCGATCGTCCGAACATCTGCATGAACCGGCGTTCCAGCGAACGACGGGCCATGGGAACCTCTTTCAGGATGTCGGCCATCGTGATGGATTCAAACGCATGTTCTTTGATGAAGTTGACCACTTTGACGAGTTTTGGATCGTCGACGGCCAGCGTATCAGTGGATAGGCGGTCTACAACACCGAGAGGCGGAATGTATATGGTTTCGGGCGTAACCTTTTCCCCCAGCAGCATACGGTGCATGAGCTCTGCGGCTTTGTAGCCGATCTGTTCCGTGGGACTGTTGATGCCGGAAAGAGTGGGGAAACAGGCGTGGCTGAGAAGTTCGTCGTAACTTCCGCATAGAATGGCGATATCGTGCGGGACGGAGATGCCGATGCTCATGCAGAGATCGACGACAAAGCGGCCGTTTCCGTGTCCCCAAACCAGAAGCCCGGTGGGTTTGGGCAGATCTTTAAGCCAGGCGCTCATGCGCTCGAGCTCCTCTTTTTGAGATTCTTCGCGATAATATTCGATGCTGTCGAGTCCGTATTTCTTCAGGGCCCGTTTAAATGCTTTCCCATACCAGATCGGGTTGGGGTTATGACATGAACCGACATAGGCGATTGACTTGAAGCCACGATTCACCAGATGGTCCGCGGCCATTTCGGTGGCTGCGGCATCATCAGTCCGGACACAGGGGAAGGTGTATCCTTCGAGCGGAACATCGCCGACATTGACAATGGGCAGATTCAGCGCTTTAAGCTGTTCAGCAAAATCATTGGAAGCCACACGGCCGATAATCCCGTCACCGCGCCAACCTTTCGGCAGTTCGTGCAGGTTACTTTCCGTGGAGGGGTTAACCCAGATGTGCCAGGGACCGACTTCGTTGGCATAGGTCAGAATTCCTTTAACGATCCGTCGCCCCCATGCGCTGGAGGTGCTGACCATAATGGCCACCTGCAGAATTTCATCCTTTTTAGGCATGTGACAAAATATTGCATATAGAATGCGATGGATCAAGTTTTCCTCTCATTGAAATCATTTATCCGGTTGAACCGGTAGTTGAAATTCCACGAATGAAAATTTTCTGCGCACGGAAAAAGAGCAGAACAATAGGCAGGGTAAACAGGGTCGCCGCAGCCATCAGCTGGGTCCATTCACTGTCGTGGGTTCCCATAAACTGCTGAAGTCCGTAAGCGACGGTATAGTGCTGCGGATCATTCAGATAAAGCAGCGGTCCGAAAAAATCGTTCCAGGTGGAAAGAAACTGGAAGAGTGCGCAGGTCACCAGAGCCGGCTGTGCAAGGGGCAGCATGATCCGGGAGAAAATCCTGAATTCCCCCGCGCCGTCAATGGTTCCGGCTTCAGCAAGATTTGCCGGAATGGTCTGGAAGAACTGGCGCAGGAGAAAGACGTAAAACGGATTGGCGAAAAAGGCCGGGACAATCAGCGGAAGCATTGTTCCATACCAGCCGAGGCTTTTAAAAACAGTGAACAGCGGTATCATGGTTACATGTCGGGGAAGGGCCATGGAGGAGATCAGCAGAATAAATAGAAATTCCTTCCCTGGAAACCGCAGACGGGCAAATCCATAGGCAACCAGCGCGCTGGAAAAGACGGAACCGATCACGTTCAGGGTGCAGAGCAGCAGTGTGTTGCGCAGATACAGCGCAAACGGACCGGTTTGCCAGGCGGCCTTGTAATTCGACCATTGCGGTTTTTCCGGTATGAAAGAGGAAAGGCTGAAAGTTACTGCAGCTTCATCGGCCTGTGGAAAAATATCCTTATTGGATTTCAGCGAGGTGGAAACCATCCAGACCAGCGGCATGATGAAAGGAATGCAGAGCACAATGAGAATAAAATGCGTCAGAATTTTCTGCTTACGCGAAAGCTCCAGCGGAGATCTATTCCGGCTCATGGTTCACCGCCTCTCTCCGCCTGATCTCGGCCTGTATGTCTTCTTCCAGTATAGCGAGTGCCTGTTTCGGTGTAATGTTTCCGCGCGATGCAGATTCGTCGGCGCGCTTAATCATATCGAACAGCAGAAGCTGATAGGGAACGGGAGGCGTCGGTTCCATATTCGGACTGTCGAGCAGGTTAATGAAGGTTTCAAACTGCGGATGCTTTTCAACATAGCGGGTAAAGACTTCTGATTTTGCAATCTGGGGCAGCGGCGGGAGCCAGCCGGCCCTGGTATAATGCACCGCAGCGTCTTCGGGATCATCGAAACCGATCCAGAATTTGATAAACGCCCAGGCGCCTTCAGGATTGGCAGCACCGACGGGAATAATCATAAAATTTCCGTGGACCCACCCGGCATTTTCTCTGCCCCCTTCACGCGGAGGAGGGAATGGAGCGGTCATGTAGGGAAGATCGGGGGTATATTTTTCCAGCTGGGCAACCCGCCACTGACCGTCAATCGTGATGGAGCGTTTGCCCACGGCAAAAGGCCAGTCGGCTCCGTGTTTTCCCGTCAGAGACG from Verrucomicrobia bacterium S94 carries:
- a CDS encoding carbohydrate ABC transporter permease; translation: MSRNRSPLELSRKQKILTHFILIVLCIPFIMPLVWMVSTSLKSNKDIFPQADEAAVTFSLSSFIPEKPQWSNYKAAWQTGPFALYLRNTLLLCTLNVIGSVFSSALVAYGFARLRFPGKEFLFILLISSMALPRHVTMIPLFTVFKSLGWYGTMLPLIVPAFFANPFYVFLLRQFFQTIPANLAEAGTIDGAGEFRIFSRIMLPLAQPALVTCALFQFLSTWNDFFGPLLYLNDPQHYTVAYGLQQFMGTHDSEWTQLMAAATLFTLPIVLLFFRAQKIFIRGISTTGSTG
- a CDS encoding alpha-L-fucosidase, which codes for MRKIPVTWLMISSVSALFAGEKYEPTWESLVNYEAPEWYEDAKLGFWVHWGVYSVPAFMGDHAGEWYGRWMYVHEGQSTRHDQGLATARHHRETYGDPGTFGYKDFIPMFKAEHFDPDEWADLFVMGGARFFTMMGAHHDCFLLWDSKLSKWTAAKMGPKRDLVGEIEKAVRKKGLKFGVSNHTAFNVQFFQWNHINGYDAKDPANRDLYGEPVILEKGLEHARVKPEEQTENKGRWAWFARTRDKVRPSPRDVQRWIDRTKELADLYRPDLYYFDWGHRLEEYEPGRREFGAHYYNQAIEWGKGEYGAPGVVLNYKSRWYKPGSAVRDYERGGMDKIGDMVWQTDDCVYDDHNWSYVPGVAIKPTNTIVDQLMDIISKRGVLMLSFAPKADGTFPEDQKKMMRELGDWLNINGEAVYGTRPYEVYGEVGDQWYEKDVHGRIKMEATKEDIRFTRNKENNILYATLLKWPGEHVLIETLAGADLSGVESVMLLGKQRKLDWTATEQGMSVSLPPRPDYGFAYPIRITFRDRIVSPKNR
- a CDS encoding helix-turn-helix domain-containing protein; translation: MPKKDEILQVAIMVSTSSAWGRRIVKGILTYANEVGPWHIWVNPSTESNLHELPKGWRGDGIIGRVASNDFAEQLKALNLPIVNVGDVPLEGYTFPCVRTDDAAATEMAADHLVNRGFKSIAYVGSCHNPNPIWYGKAFKRALKKYGLDSIEYYREESQKEELERMSAWLKDLPKPTGLLVWGHGNGRFVVDLCMSIGISVPHDIAILCGSYDELLSHACFPTLSGINSPTEQIGYKAAELMHRMLLGEKVTPETIYIPPLGVVDRLSTDTLAVDDPKLVKVVNFIKEHAFESITMADILKEVPMARRSLERRFMQMFGRSPIDEIRRLRINKARQLLAETDLPMQDIAEACGFATYNYLTHVFKQVTGTTPRDYRKKMRAF
- a CDS encoding glycoside hydrolase family 42, coding for MNRRRFTALTAVGACIFPGIGTAARNEWLALNRRVEAKQQQLGHLIRDAQQRGYVVDYAVASYQIIGLFIVAANHDYEHRERAAEIFAQRWHYRKMAPEYAADFAIKELNSCIEVADYAIGELQRQMSGEIKPVSPPDLTVGTMKLERKAYELEGRKVFPSSLVWTPARKEELNCFGRIGGGYLQITQLQQDGTPGPHLHSRLKALAEQNAFHMSPRVFLTGHNTPGWMKEKYPEVQYGGRNFTTYDIDSPLIREWIRKLYSSFLPEYAEACKSFPMVHLLANEPHFATRKGGWKAGNGLSDTTMEKWHRWLEKKYSTISELNGIYGTDYADWDQVLFYGLEPEQRQIDPALRGTPVWYDWVRFNHDRVNEWFTFLKSEAQKNDSGRNAPVSIKVLGYSLSKSERDGGMDMEYLTDLQEVMGADLRCAPQGAQFFGKHEEGMDPKTGWQAHFAYEWSEQSMFLDWSKSMYPEKVFYDSEWHGFSAVSWRHFNMNRDYVRSALWLAFTHGMGMINAWLWGRGTDGALRAQGDHIGELSVQPIAVDAFSRTMKELNAHAEYVVGIQPEHRDFWIYYCEETAIQDETYTHFMQQIYEALKLLNFTVGFTTPSKIGGLDAETQTVIVPPTAYILDRSLEALKAFGGRLVLIGAEESFLKDEYGRDRSGIWQPEPFSVIPKGEWPDLLQPLETVLRPVSTPLLLPVSVTNFNGEKAIGVSLFMKKDPESGRMIIALNNISKEVRVVSLPDNSTAVDLVIQQRCENRLVLKPCDVRLIMVA